In Archocentrus centrarchus isolate MPI-CPG fArcCen1 chromosome 16, fArcCen1, whole genome shotgun sequence, a single window of DNA contains:
- the LOC115794696 gene encoding uncharacterized protein LOC115794696, which produces MQSQGSTSSQPSFDSLSSSDSLLFSDSEQTEDDTDVFLTDSSPSVIIGGTGGATASGNGGSDSPGSQWTCDGFTDKEEEEDSYRSESGGKAAHISLGKTKPTSQTSKSQGDLLFAQKCAELQGFIRPLLELLNGLKRGRFDRGLSSFQQSVAMDRIQRIVGILQRPDCGEKYLNTLLQVEMMLKLWFPQIPIQPVSAASSVASSPTCSLRDAPGSTPPHKHRDQLHIPVKKRRLSWTGTDSPTPSPVPLKCPHINAGENRVKKDHDKGDGPSSSLSLAADANQSLPDAASSSSQLNDDKNGEKDSDSKEHGKLSKYKAGQSSEPSLTWVHVAPILSPRKTCLSHDVLTASRRGSPATQDSSISSTTPYKHPKNLKKPIRCQSQPAAGQKSERGTTETRQGQSQSPPVTLKPLPGACPTTLET; this is translated from the exons ATGCAGTCCCAGGGCAGCACCTCCTCTCAGCCCTCCTTTGATTCCCTGAGCTCCAGTGATAGCCTCTTGTTCAGCGATTCAGAGCAGACAGAGGACGACACAGACGTCTTCCTGACAGACAGCTCTCCCTCTGTCATCATAGGTGGGACAGGCGGGGCTACGGCAAGTGGAAATGGGGGATCAGACAGCCCCGGGTCACAGTGGACCTGTGACGGCTTCACCgataaagaggaagaggaggactcGTACAGGTCAGAGAGTGGCGGCAAAGCAGCTCACATCAGCCTGGGGAAGACGAAGCCGACGAGTCAGACCTCAAAATCACAGGGAGATCTGCTGTTTGCTCAGAAG TGTGCTGAGCTGCAGGGTTTCATCAGGCCCCTGCTAGAGCTGCTGAATGGACTGAAGAGGGGCAGATTCGACCGGG GGTTGAGTAGTTTCCAGCAGAGCGTGGCCATGGATCGTATCCAGAGGATTGTTGGGATTTTACAGAGACCCGACTGCGG GGAGAAGTATCTGAACACTCTGCTTCAGGTGGAGATGATGCTAAAACTTTGGTTTCCCCAAATTCCCATTCAGCCTGTGTCTGCAGCCTCCAGTGTCGCCTCATCCCCCACCTGCTCCCTCCGGGATGCTCCTGGCTCCACCCCGCCGCACAAACACAGGGATCAGTTACATATTCCCGTTAAG AAGCGCAGACTCAGCTGGACGGGTACAGACTCCCCCACGCCTTCCCCTGTACCTCTCAAGTGCCCTCATATCAATGCAGGAGAGAACAGGGTGAAAAAAGATCACGATAAGGGGGATGGaccttcttcctctctgtcacTAGCAGCCGATGCAAATCAAAGTTTGCCAGATGCAGCCAGTAGCAGCAGCCAGCTAAATGATGACAAAAATGGTGAAAAAGACAGTGACAGCAAGGAACATGGGAAGCTGTCGAAGTACAAAGCAGGTCAGAGCTCTGAGCCGAGCCTGACGTGGGTTCACGTTGCACCGATCCTGTCCCCACGAAAGACCTGCCTCTCGCACGATGTCCTCACAGCCAGCAGGAGGGGGAGTCCAGCTACACAGGACAGCTCCATCTCTTCCACCACACCTTACAAGCACCCCAAAAATCTGAAGAAGCCAATCCGGTGCCAAAGCCAGCCTGCTGCTGGGCAAAAGAGTGAGAGGGGGACCACTGAGACACGTCAGGGTCAGAGCCAGTCTCCCCCTGTTACACTTAAGCCTTTGCCTGGGGCGTGCCCCACCACCTTAGAGACCTGA